A window of Cryptomeria japonica chromosome 3, Sugi_1.0, whole genome shotgun sequence contains these coding sequences:
- the LOC131070013 gene encoding uncharacterized protein LOC131070013 — protein MGKSMVITLMLVVSLSLFNFHFSSAKRTILIGDRRMLPSCTDCHRYTSDPTCCHLPHHPNLSPLMEEVEHSSPHQKSVEKHFSPDEKSVERLSADEKTA, from the coding sequence ATGGGGAAATCTATGGTCATCACGCTCATGCTTGTTGTCTCGCTCAGTTTATTTAATTTCCATTTCTCCTCCGCTAAGCGTACCATTCTGATTGGAGACCGTCGAATGTTACCTAGTTGTACAGACTGCCACAGATATACTTCTGATCCTACTTGCTGCCATTTGCCACATCATCCTAATTTGTCACCACTCATGGAGGAAGTGGAGCATTCCTCACCACATCAAAAATCAGTGGAGAAGCATTTCTCACCAGATGAGAAATCAGTAGAGCGTTTATCAGCAGATGAAAAAACGGCTTAA